In Populus alba chromosome 1, ASM523922v2, whole genome shotgun sequence, a single window of DNA contains:
- the LOC118039296 gene encoding peroxidase 20 isoform X3, whose translation MAASLLRLHFHDCFVMGCDASVLLDSYGGMVSEKQAVPNVNSLRGFEVIDRIKYQLEEACPLIVSCADILAIAARDAVAVRGGPGWEVYLGRKDSLTASFDGANQFIPAPNSSLETLIANFKQQGLDIGDLVALSVLAHKRLGFTGSHTMGKARCLSFRQQIHDESAEEHYDISKRYTPFRRILRSICPKTGKDNQLAPLDFETPARFDNHYFLNILEGRGLLGSDNVLVTEDHEGEIRKQVWAYAADQELFFASFANSMIKMGNINVLYGNEGEVRKNCRFVNT comes from the exons GGATGCGATGCATCGGTTCTTCTAGACAGCTATGGAGGCATGGTCAGTGAAAAGCAGGCAGTGCCTAACGTGAACTCATTGCGTGGATTCGAAGTCATTGATAGGATCAAGTATCAATTGGAAGAAGCATGCCCTCTCATAGTCTCATGTGCTGATATCTTAGCCATTGCTGCTCGTGATGCTGTTGCAGTG AGAGGTGGCCCAGGTTGGGAGGTTTATCTAGGCAGAAAGGACTCCCTCACGGCAAGTTTTGATGGTGCCAATCAGTTTATACCCGCACCAAATTCCTCTCTGGAGACTCTCATTGCCAATTTTAAACAACAAGGTCTTGACATAGGAGACTTGGTTGCTTTGTCAG TGCTTGCCCATAAGCGTCTTGGTTTCACAGGTAGCCACACAATGGGAAAGGCAAGATGCTTAAGCTTTAGGCAACAAATACACGATGAGAGTGCTGAAGAACATTACGATATATCCAAGAGATACACCCCCTTTCGAAGAATCCTACGGTCCATATGTCCAAAAACAGGAAAAGACAATCAATTGGCTCCGCTTGATTTTGAAACCCCGGCTAGATTTGACAACCACTATTTCCTCAACATTCTTGAAGGAAGAGGGTTGCTGGGGTCCGATAACGTGTTGGTGACGGAAGATCATGAGGGGGAGATAAGAAAGCAGGTGTGGGCTTATGCCGCTGATCAAGAGCTTTTCTTCGCCTCGTTTGCCAATTCTATGATAAAGATGGGGAATATTAACGTACTTTATGGGAATGAAGGAGAGGTCAGGAAGAATTGTAGGTTTGTCAACACCTAA